Proteins encoded together in one Bos indicus isolate NIAB-ARS_2022 breed Sahiwal x Tharparkar chromosome 25, NIAB-ARS_B.indTharparkar_mat_pri_1.0, whole genome shotgun sequence window:
- the LOC139179602 gene encoding cytochrome P450 3A24-like isoform X2 has protein sequence MKNAISVAEDEQWKRIRTLLSPTFTSGKLKEMFPIIGKYGDVLVRNLRKEAEKGTSVDIKDIFGAYSMDVITSTSFGVNIDSLGNPQDPFVENVKKLLRFSILDPFLLAVVLFPFLVPILDVLNITIFPKSAVNFFTKSVKRIKESRLKDNQKPRVDFLQLMINSQNSKETDNHKALSDQELIAQSIIFIFAGYETTSSTLSFLLYILATHPDVQQKLQEEIDATFPNKAPPTYDVLAQMEYLDMVVNETLRMFPIAIRLERLCKKDVEIHGVSIPKGTTVMVPISVLHKDPQLWPEPEEFRPERFSKKNKDSINPYVYLPFGTGPRNCIGMRFAIMNMKLAIVRVLQNFSFKPCKETQIPLKISSQGVLRPEKPVVLKVVLRDGTISGA, from the exons ATGAAAAATGCTATTTCTGTGGCTGAGGATGAACAATGGAAGAGAATACGGACATTGCTGTCTCCAACCTTCACCAGTGGGAAGCTCAAGGAG ATGTTCCCTATCATTGGGAAGTATGGAGATGTGTTGGTGAGGAACctgaggaaggaagcagagaaaggcaCGTCTGTCGACATTAAAGA CATCTTTGGAGCCTACAGCATGGATGTGATTACTAGCACATCATTTGGAGTGAATATTGATTCGCTCGGCAACCCACAAGATCCCTTTGTGGAGAATGTCAAGAAGCTCTTAAGATTTAGTATCCTCGATCCCTTTCTTCTCGCAGTAG TACTCTTTCCATTCCTTGTCCCAATCCTTGATGTATTAAATATCACCATATTTCCAAAAAGTGCTGTGAATTTTTTTACAAAATCTGTAAAAAGGATAAAGGAAAGTCGCCTCAAAGATAATCAAAAG CCACGTGTGGACTTTCTTCAGCTGATGATTAACTCCcagaattccaaagaaacagACAATCATAAAG ctctctcTGACCAAGAACTCATAGCCCAgagtattatctttatttttgctgGCTATGAAACCACTAGCAgtactctttccttccttctgtatATTTTGGCCACTCACCCTGATGTccagcagaagctgcaggaggagATTGATGCAACTTTCCCCAATAAG GCGCCTCCGACCTACGATGTCCTGGCACAGATGGAGTACCTTGACATGGTGGTGAATGAGACTCTCAGAATGTTTCCAATTGCTATTAGACTTGAGAGGCTCTGTAAGAAGGATGTGGAAATCCATGGGGTGTCCATTCCCAAAGGGACAACAGTAATGGTGCCAATCTCCGTGCTGCACAAAGACCCACAGCTCTGGCCAGAGCCTGAGGAGTTCCGTCCTGAAAG GTTCAGTAAGAAGAACAAGGACAGCATAAATCCTTACGTCTACCTGCCTTTTGGAACTGGACCCCGAAATTGCATTGGCATGAGGTTTGCTATCATGAACATGAAACTTGCTATCGTCAGAGTCCTGCAGAACTTCTCCTTCAAACCTTGTAAAGAAACACAG ATCCCCTTGAAAATAAGCAGTCAAGGAGTTTTAAGACCAGAAAAACCTGTTGTCCTAAAGGTTGTGCTCAGAGATGGAACCATAAGTGGAGCCTGA